Proteins from one Pseudarthrobacter sp. BIM B-2242 genomic window:
- a CDS encoding helix-turn-helix transcriptional regulator, which translates to MEHVPETPFFRAVDATSFGASVRAARQERKLTQSGLAELINASRHTVVRLEQGENVSLETAMAAVRALERDIALIPRFSRLDVKR; encoded by the coding sequence ATGGAACACGTACCGGAAACGCCGTTCTTTCGGGCGGTGGATGCCACGTCATTTGGCGCGTCGGTGAGGGCGGCGCGGCAAGAACGCAAATTAACGCAAAGCGGCCTGGCGGAACTCATCAACGCGAGTCGGCATACCGTTGTCCGGCTTGAGCAGGGAGAAAACGTGTCCCTGGAAACCGCGATGGCGGCGGTGAGGGCGCTGGAACGTGATATTGCTTTGATTCCCCGCTTCTCACGCCTGGATGTGAAGAGGTGA
- a CDS encoding type II toxin-antitoxin system YoeB family toxin gives MGRSLYWQTQDRKTLKRINTLIEDTLRDDPFEALLTAGPRSASDEGPPGLDGTGRHSLPRGA, from the coding sequence ATGGGTCGAAGCCTCTACTGGCAGACCCAGGACCGCAAGACACTCAAGCGGATCAACACCCTCATCGAAGACACGCTGCGCGATGATCCCTTCGAGGCACTATTAACAGCTGGTCCCCGAAGCGCCAGCGACGAGGGACCGCCCGGTCTTGATGGTACGGGACGGCACAGTCTCCCCCGAGGCGCGTAA
- a CDS encoding bile acid:sodium symporter family protein — protein sequence MSSSSAPSTTASAAEERSARVAVTLFPLLILAGGAVALAAPTAFSGLSPWINPLLGIIMFGMGLTLTPPDFAIIAKRPVPVVIGVVAQYAIMPFLGWLIAMALSLPPALAAGVILVGCCPGGTASNVVSYLAKGDVALSVAMTSVSTLVAPLLTPVLALWLAGQYMPVDAGSMAWSIVQIVLLPVLLGLVVRLFLPRLVNKALPALPWISVIAITFVVIAVVSGSAKAIFSAGLLVLVAVILHNGLGYALGYGAARLCRLPIPARRTTAIEVGMQNSGLAAGLARTYMTPEAALPGAIFSVWHNVSGAVLAAYWRRRSTPAPSQGEKVPVAVTE from the coding sequence ATGTCTTCCTCATCCGCACCCTCCACCACGGCCTCCGCTGCCGAAGAACGCAGCGCCCGTGTGGCCGTCACCCTGTTCCCCCTGCTGATCCTGGCCGGAGGCGCCGTGGCGCTTGCCGCTCCAACTGCCTTCAGCGGCCTGAGCCCCTGGATCAACCCGCTGCTGGGAATCATCATGTTCGGCATGGGCCTGACGCTCACGCCGCCTGACTTCGCCATCATTGCCAAACGCCCCGTTCCGGTGGTGATCGGCGTGGTGGCACAGTACGCCATCATGCCGTTCCTCGGCTGGCTGATAGCCATGGCGCTGTCCCTGCCGCCGGCGCTGGCCGCGGGCGTGATCCTGGTGGGCTGCTGCCCCGGCGGCACCGCTTCGAACGTGGTGTCCTACCTGGCCAAGGGCGATGTCGCCCTGTCCGTGGCGATGACCTCTGTTTCCACCCTCGTCGCTCCCCTGCTGACCCCGGTGCTGGCACTCTGGCTGGCCGGCCAGTACATGCCCGTTGATGCGGGGTCCATGGCGTGGTCCATTGTCCAGATTGTGCTGTTGCCCGTGCTGCTGGGACTTGTGGTCCGCCTCTTCCTGCCCCGGCTCGTCAACAAGGCGCTGCCCGCCCTGCCGTGGATCTCGGTCATTGCCATCACCTTCGTGGTGATCGCTGTGGTGTCGGGAAGCGCAAAGGCCATTTTCTCGGCCGGTCTGCTGGTGCTCGTGGCTGTGATCCTGCACAACGGCCTGGGCTATGCCCTCGGGTACGGTGCGGCCCGCCTGTGCCGGCTGCCGATTCCTGCCCGGCGTACCACCGCGATTGAGGTGGGCATGCAGAATTCGGGCCTGGCCGCAGGGCTGGCACGGACGTATATGACCCCTGAAGCGGCTCTCCCCGGTGCCATCTTCTCCGTGTGGCACAACGTTTCCGGTGCCGTGCTGGCCGCCTACTGGCGGCGCCGAAGCACTCCCGCTCCGAGCCAGGGCGAGAAGGTTCCCGTGGCTGTCACCGAGTAG
- a CDS encoding type II toxin-antitoxin system HipA family toxin, translating into MKRSDRLAVWLHGRHIAWLTGTSLRPRLEYLPDVVAEYGAGAVLLSLSLPLQSKPITGPAVLNFFDGLLPEGQVRAHLSELYKVPSTDIRGLLAAVGGDCAGAVQVLPEGRDPAGGGSLQPMSRKELVAAVESLPTWDLPPDFAIATSLGGVQSKILLSRDGGRWYWPSGGAASTHIIKPDPFDSPIQDLLAAEHWALNLAGALNLPAARSNLERFGSREALIVERYDRTKDHHRIHQEDFTQVLGISSAAKYDQSTAGPSRLAQVAAVAAPHTRSPTIFKMDLLKLVSYNLLIGNGDAHSKNYSVLIRETGEVTLAPLYDAAPTLLLYARSSNAGHSVAGQARLNYITLDHLVREAAGWGLDSDAARTTVSELFSAAAEAPEAAPDRLAGLPSLVASRAVDLLQGRTARRQP; encoded by the coding sequence GTGAAGCGGAGTGATCGGCTCGCCGTTTGGCTGCACGGCCGGCATATTGCCTGGCTTACCGGAACATCGCTTCGCCCGCGTTTGGAATATCTGCCGGATGTTGTGGCCGAATACGGCGCGGGTGCGGTCCTCCTCTCCCTGTCCCTTCCGCTGCAGTCGAAACCCATCACCGGTCCGGCGGTCCTGAACTTTTTTGACGGGCTGCTGCCGGAGGGCCAGGTCCGGGCGCATTTGTCCGAACTCTACAAAGTCCCGTCTACGGATATCAGGGGTCTTCTAGCTGCTGTTGGCGGCGACTGCGCGGGGGCTGTCCAGGTTCTTCCGGAGGGGAGGGATCCTGCGGGCGGGGGCAGCCTCCAGCCAATGTCCCGGAAGGAACTTGTGGCTGCGGTCGAGTCGCTGCCCACCTGGGATCTGCCTCCCGATTTTGCCATCGCTACATCTTTGGGCGGGGTGCAGTCCAAAATACTGCTGTCCCGTGACGGTGGCCGTTGGTACTGGCCTTCCGGTGGTGCCGCGTCAACCCACATCATCAAACCGGACCCGTTTGATTCCCCCATCCAAGACCTCTTGGCTGCGGAGCACTGGGCTTTGAACCTGGCCGGGGCCCTCAACCTTCCCGCCGCCCGCAGCAACCTGGAGCGGTTCGGCAGCCGCGAGGCGCTGATTGTGGAACGCTATGACCGCACCAAAGATCACCACCGCATCCATCAGGAGGACTTCACGCAGGTCCTCGGCATCTCATCGGCGGCCAAGTACGACCAGTCCACTGCGGGTCCTTCACGCCTGGCACAGGTGGCCGCCGTCGCGGCGCCGCATACGCGGAGTCCAACGATTTTCAAGATGGACCTTCTCAAACTGGTGAGCTACAACCTCCTTATCGGCAACGGTGACGCCCACTCGAAGAACTACTCTGTGCTGATCCGGGAAACCGGTGAGGTGACCCTTGCTCCGTTGTATGACGCCGCACCCACCCTGTTGCTCTATGCCAGGAGCAGCAATGCGGGACACTCCGTGGCAGGCCAGGCGAGGCTGAACTACATCACGCTTGATCACCTCGTGCGTGAGGCGGCAGGATGGGGCCTCGACTCCGATGCCGCCCGCACAACAGTGAGCGAGCTATTCTCCGCGGCAGCGGAGGCGCCGGAAGCCGCGCCGGACAGGCTGGCTGGCCTGCCGTCACTGGTGGCATCCCGCGCGGTTGATTTGCTTCAAGGACGCACCGCGCGCCGGCAACCCTGA
- a CDS encoding UPF0158 family protein, whose translation MARTWLSVTVELLGGRGEELWPWPGRIFAVGPSHTFMDLANAINGAFARWDRSHLSAFTLADGRVITDEEAGAEMAASVRGPIIAPIDIDVAKVVRTVEPGAEFQFTFDLGDGWTHRCVVGEAKVDPLEVLGIRPGVPLPYWGWGSIPDQYGRRWATDDGESKAPAKPGRPHPMLLHAWPAHAHIPDIDVSEVRTAIGAGDAQRFLAAVTGHNIDDALQQVGAGIPMALEQRGQEAEPVALSVINRLTWRGGAGDRVLAEDLLAGLRREPLSDRVVPVDLDMLSTVLEGAVDLSLGGYVDLRTGEVYDGIATDPMMVGEDAAIDVEEEPDCWLRVSLAGSRQAWQDMAAFAERQQDEAIRERLERAIEGRGAFSRFRDAVHGENLSDQWYTFSADRQMGRAREFLADNGIRVGMRGEDTEL comes from the coding sequence ATGGCACGAACCTGGTTATCGGTGACGGTGGAACTGCTCGGCGGACGTGGTGAGGAGTTGTGGCCGTGGCCAGGGCGTATCTTCGCGGTCGGACCGTCGCACACTTTTATGGATCTCGCCAACGCCATCAACGGCGCCTTCGCCCGGTGGGATCGTTCGCACCTATCGGCGTTCACCCTCGCCGACGGCCGGGTCATCACCGATGAAGAAGCAGGAGCCGAGATGGCCGCATCGGTCCGGGGCCCGATCATCGCGCCGATTGACATTGATGTAGCCAAGGTCGTGCGGACGGTCGAGCCGGGGGCCGAGTTTCAGTTCACGTTTGACCTCGGTGACGGCTGGACCCACCGCTGCGTGGTCGGGGAGGCGAAGGTGGACCCGCTGGAGGTATTGGGCATCCGTCCTGGCGTTCCCCTGCCGTACTGGGGCTGGGGCAGCATCCCGGACCAGTATGGGCGCCGATGGGCCACCGACGACGGCGAGAGTAAGGCGCCAGCGAAACCGGGCCGGCCGCACCCCATGCTGCTGCACGCATGGCCCGCACACGCGCATATACCGGATATTGACGTGTCCGAAGTGCGCACGGCTATCGGCGCAGGAGACGCGCAGCGCTTTCTTGCTGCGGTGACAGGGCACAACATCGATGACGCTCTGCAACAGGTGGGGGCGGGCATCCCGATGGCGCTGGAGCAGAGAGGTCAGGAAGCTGAACCGGTAGCACTGTCGGTCATCAACCGGCTGACTTGGCGCGGCGGCGCCGGTGACCGGGTGCTGGCCGAGGACCTGCTGGCTGGCCTACGGCGCGAGCCGCTGTCGGACCGTGTGGTGCCAGTTGACCTTGACATGCTTAGCACCGTGCTGGAGGGGGCGGTGGACCTGTCGCTGGGCGGCTACGTCGACTTGCGGACCGGTGAGGTGTATGACGGCATCGCCACTGACCCGATGATGGTTGGGGAGGATGCTGCCATCGATGTGGAGGAGGAGCCGGACTGTTGGCTACGAGTCAGCCTCGCCGGTTCGCGGCAAGCCTGGCAAGACATGGCGGCATTCGCCGAGCGGCAGCAGGATGAGGCCATCCGAGAGCGGCTGGAGCGCGCCATCGAAGGCAGAGGTGCCTTCTCCCGGTTCCGCGACGCGGTCCACGGCGAGAACCTCAGCGACCAGTGGTACACGTTCTCCGCCGACCGCCAGATGGGCCGAGCCCGCGAGTTCCTCGCCGACAATGGCATCCGCGTGGGCATGCGTGGTGAAGATACTGAACTTTGA
- a CDS encoding NAD(+)--rifampin ADP-ribosyltransferase yields the protein MNAIGLAEATHGPNDSGPFYHGTRANLQAGNLLVPGDASGFEARGATTHIFVTDSLDAARLHAELSAGEGRGRIYRVEPTGPFEDHPHVSDEGLSGTYARSYRTHEPIRVLDEVRGWQTHCTEARGFDPSFDFQTDQPARTSRDPDRVSPKLRSLHQVLWTKRLNSGVLFAPTVPPNPRDGYLTFTDASGAKHWFGSDAITNSYTRWIRPRNLADAVAGLTGEQQARYLKPPYTIGSAMIWPVRNKDRPTINQARGIRPLIADRMDLTLECIRRHYAGEPQSPLADVLTAYADFFALFDGFKEFVDFFHFQDLVTPDYSEVLFFLPFDNFKHRGTPATTEEYVAYREATLDFIERRTRRITEWLRDNCPDTDDDGE from the coding sequence ATGAATGCAATTGGTCTCGCGGAGGCAACGCACGGTCCCAACGATTCGGGGCCGTTTTACCACGGCACCAGGGCAAACCTGCAGGCCGGGAACCTGTTGGTCCCCGGCGACGCCTCAGGCTTCGAGGCGCGAGGGGCGACCACCCATATCTTCGTCACCGATTCCCTCGACGCGGCAAGGCTGCATGCTGAACTCAGCGCAGGCGAGGGAAGAGGCAGGATCTACCGGGTGGAACCCACCGGCCCCTTCGAGGACCATCCCCACGTGAGCGACGAGGGGCTTTCCGGCACGTATGCCCGGTCCTATCGCACGCACGAACCTATCCGTGTGCTGGACGAAGTCCGGGGCTGGCAGACTCACTGCACCGAGGCGCGGGGCTTCGATCCATCCTTCGACTTCCAAACCGACCAGCCAGCGAGGACCAGCCGAGACCCGGACAGGGTCAGTCCGAAGCTCCGGTCGCTCCATCAGGTCCTGTGGACAAAGAGGCTGAACTCCGGGGTGCTTTTCGCCCCGACCGTGCCGCCAAATCCTCGCGATGGCTACCTCACCTTCACCGACGCTTCCGGGGCCAAACATTGGTTCGGCAGCGACGCCATCACCAACTCCTACACCAGGTGGATACGCCCGAGGAATCTGGCCGACGCCGTCGCCGGACTCACTGGGGAGCAGCAGGCACGCTACCTCAAACCGCCGTACACCATTGGCAGTGCGATGATCTGGCCCGTCAGGAATAAGGACCGGCCCACCATCAACCAGGCACGTGGGATCAGGCCGCTGATCGCCGACCGGATGGACCTCACCCTGGAATGCATCCGGCGCCACTACGCAGGAGAGCCCCAGAGCCCCCTCGCCGATGTCCTCACCGCCTACGCGGACTTCTTCGCGCTCTTCGACGGATTCAAGGAGTTCGTGGACTTTTTCCACTTCCAAGACCTCGTGACGCCCGACTACAGCGAGGTTCTGTTCTTCCTGCCGTTCGACAACTTCAAGCATCGCGGGACACCGGCCACAACCGAGGAGTACGTGGCATACCGTGAGGCCACGCTGGACTTCATCGAACGACGAACCCGTCGGATAACCGAGTGGCTTAGGGACAACTGCCCCGACACCGACGACGACGGCGAGTAG
- a CDS encoding HNH endonuclease signature motif containing protein: MEAIYATVAALAALDAEDAALSSAGVSAVAGDGVDVLARAYEIRLERMGLEKKLEAQAAARKARSVAEAMDLQHAMTPPDAPLYERTYTEMSTVAEIGGILTISPGAASAFVDQSRQVCALPPVMDALSTGSLSWQQARIFADETEALDHPAAAALVEHFLDPDAPHAARGCPAPKLVPGRLRARLRGWRERHHPESIEKRHRKSAADRRVEFTPDRDGMAWIAAYLPADQALAISNRITATARSLQGPNETRTLTQLKSDDFARRLLTNRTATIPTTVSVQGEGDAQEGLLGLATLVGSDEPTAEFYCFDTVAISDRPGQAEPVLSGTTTDPDAGKVPTPRADVLVTVPFFALLGLTDEPAELDGYGPIPASMARQLLAGGAESFRRVLLDPRDGTPLEIGRTSYRLTKAMKKALQLRDGKCVFPGCNNNSFDNDTDHLLAWQHGGTTGISNIAQLCPSHHRLKHNRDWEPTAATKDEPPGWTSPTGRHYQAEQPDREPPQWPPGVLPPEISPSTIVPPKFSGSEISPPETSSSQVSPLEGLLLQRLSG; the protein is encoded by the coding sequence ATGGAGGCTATCTATGCCACCGTTGCTGCTCTCGCCGCGCTCGATGCCGAGGACGCTGCCCTCTCCTCCGCCGGTGTTTCGGCTGTAGCCGGGGACGGTGTGGATGTGCTGGCGCGGGCGTACGAAATTCGGCTGGAACGGATGGGGCTGGAAAAGAAGCTGGAGGCCCAGGCCGCGGCCCGGAAGGCCAGGTCCGTGGCCGAAGCCATGGACCTGCAACACGCGATGACCCCACCAGACGCGCCCCTGTATGAGCGGACCTACACCGAGATGTCCACGGTTGCGGAAATCGGCGGGATCCTGACCATCAGTCCCGGGGCCGCGTCCGCGTTCGTGGATCAGTCCCGGCAGGTGTGCGCATTGCCGCCGGTCATGGACGCCCTCTCCACAGGCAGCCTCTCCTGGCAGCAGGCACGGATCTTTGCCGACGAGACCGAGGCTTTGGACCATCCCGCCGCGGCCGCTTTGGTGGAGCACTTTCTCGACCCGGACGCCCCTCACGCGGCGAGGGGTTGCCCCGCGCCGAAGTTGGTGCCGGGCCGGTTGCGGGCCAGGCTACGGGGCTGGAGGGAACGCCACCACCCGGAATCGATCGAGAAGCGTCACCGCAAAAGCGCCGCGGACCGGCGGGTTGAATTCACCCCGGACCGGGACGGGATGGCCTGGATCGCCGCATACCTGCCAGCAGACCAGGCGCTGGCGATCTCGAACCGCATCACCGCCACCGCCCGCAGCCTCCAAGGACCCAACGAAACCCGCACCCTCACACAACTCAAGTCCGACGACTTCGCCAGACGCCTCCTCACCAACAGAACAGCCACCATCCCCACCACAGTCTCCGTCCAGGGCGAGGGCGATGCGCAGGAGGGCCTGCTTGGCCTGGCCACTCTCGTCGGCTCCGATGAACCCACGGCAGAGTTCTACTGCTTCGATACCGTCGCAATCAGTGACCGCCCGGGCCAGGCTGAACCGGTGTTGAGCGGAACCACCACAGATCCGGATGCAGGCAAGGTCCCCACGCCCCGCGCCGACGTGCTCGTCACCGTCCCGTTCTTCGCACTCCTGGGCCTCACCGACGAACCCGCAGAGCTAGACGGTTACGGGCCCATTCCCGCCTCCATGGCCCGTCAGCTCCTTGCCGGCGGCGCCGAATCCTTCCGCAGGGTCCTGCTCGACCCCCGCGACGGAACGCCCCTGGAAATCGGTCGCACCAGTTATCGACTCACCAAGGCGATGAAAAAAGCGTTGCAGCTGCGGGACGGCAAGTGCGTCTTCCCCGGCTGCAACAACAACTCCTTCGACAACGACACCGACCACCTACTGGCGTGGCAACACGGCGGAACCACCGGAATCAGCAACATCGCACAGCTCTGCCCATCGCATCACCGCTTAAAGCACAACAGAGACTGGGAGCCCACTGCCGCGACCAAGGATGAGCCACCCGGCTGGACATCACCCACCGGCCGCCACTACCAGGCCGAACAACCCGACCGCGAACCACCACAATGGCCGCCGGGCGTCCTCCCGCCCGAGATCAGTCCCTCGACAATCGTCCCGCCGAAATTCAGTGGGTCGGAAATCAGTCCACCCGAAACTAGTTCATCCCAAGTCAGTCCGCTGGAAGGGCTGCTGCTCCAGCGTTTGTCCGGATGA
- a CDS encoding calcineurin-like phosphoesterase family protein produces the protein MYLIARPSKLHPARPLALTASTLAIIAAASLLNASAGNAADTTDWAASAYRGSVNVVEGPDENQQVIDGVAFVDADQDSVQDGNERGLAGVTVSNGRDVTKTDSQGRYELPAFDNMTVSVTQPRGYQVPVDADNVAQFFYHHLPAGSPELKFGGLEPTGPLPDQVNFPLAKSGLTQSPEQHCVIGGDVQTYDQDEVEYARTGAFTDLAARTDYAGCGALFIGDVVGDDLSLYPQTRELSGMLNGPARFLPGNHDLDFDATTSEHTFDTFKAKLGPEYYSYDAGKAHVVALNTVEFPTKQPAAKGDYTGSLDEQQLEWLRNDIAQVPKNQLIVLAAHIPLLDYADQGSSKHQVAQVKEVYEILEGREVVALGGHTHSIENLRKGDSLAGWSELFGIDALPFNHITAGAISGDWYSGRQTADGYPLAYQRDGGLPGVLTLDIKNTEFQERFTVRGEDESLQMSLGLNTPRYRDWYAQNLANKGSAPAFADPLTVSRDDLANSTWLTSNFWMGSTGSTVKVELDGGETVEAVRTQQMKGEGQLVGAEYSDPVAVQEQLVNGGSLADRSMHLWRLQLPADLAAGEHTATVTATDVYGRTFTETLTFQVAG, from the coding sequence GTGTACTTGATTGCCAGACCGTCCAAGCTCCATCCCGCCCGGCCCTTGGCCCTGACTGCCAGCACCCTGGCCATCATTGCCGCGGCCTCTCTCCTGAACGCCTCCGCCGGCAACGCCGCCGACACCACCGACTGGGCCGCCTCGGCCTACCGCGGCAGCGTCAACGTGGTGGAAGGGCCTGACGAGAACCAGCAGGTGATCGACGGCGTCGCGTTCGTCGACGCGGACCAGGACTCCGTGCAGGACGGCAACGAGCGCGGCCTGGCCGGGGTGACCGTATCCAACGGGCGGGACGTCACGAAGACGGACAGCCAAGGCCGTTACGAGCTGCCGGCGTTCGACAACATGACTGTGTCCGTGACCCAGCCCCGCGGCTACCAGGTTCCGGTGGATGCGGACAACGTGGCCCAGTTCTTCTACCACCATCTGCCCGCGGGTTCCCCTGAGCTGAAGTTCGGCGGCCTCGAGCCCACCGGACCGCTGCCAGACCAGGTGAACTTCCCGCTGGCCAAGAGCGGCCTGACCCAGTCGCCCGAACAGCACTGCGTCATCGGCGGCGACGTCCAGACCTACGACCAGGACGAGGTGGAATACGCCCGCACCGGTGCCTTCACCGACCTGGCGGCCCGCACAGACTACGCAGGCTGCGGCGCCCTGTTCATCGGCGACGTGGTGGGCGATGACCTCTCGCTGTACCCACAGACCCGTGAGCTGTCCGGCATGCTGAACGGGCCGGCCCGCTTCCTGCCCGGCAACCACGACCTTGACTTCGACGCCACCACCAGCGAGCACACGTTCGACACGTTTAAGGCCAAGCTCGGCCCGGAGTACTACTCCTATGACGCCGGCAAGGCCCACGTCGTCGCCCTGAACACCGTGGAATTCCCCACCAAGCAGCCGGCCGCCAAGGGCGACTACACCGGTTCATTGGACGAGCAGCAGCTTGAATGGCTCCGCAATGACATCGCCCAGGTGCCGAAGAACCAGCTGATCGTCCTGGCCGCGCACATCCCGCTGCTGGACTACGCCGACCAGGGCAGCAGCAAGCACCAGGTGGCGCAGGTCAAGGAGGTCTACGAGATCCTCGAAGGCCGCGAGGTGGTCGCGCTGGGCGGTCACACCCACAGCATCGAGAACCTCCGCAAGGGCGACTCCCTGGCGGGCTGGTCCGAGCTGTTCGGCATCGACGCCCTGCCGTTCAACCACATCACCGCCGGCGCCATCTCCGGCGACTGGTACTCCGGACGCCAGACCGCCGACGGTTACCCGCTCGCCTACCAGCGCGACGGCGGTCTGCCGGGCGTGCTGACGCTGGACATCAAGAACACCGAGTTCCAGGAGCGTTTCACCGTCCGCGGCGAGGACGAGTCACTGCAGATGTCCCTGGGCCTGAACACGCCGCGCTACCGCGACTGGTACGCCCAGAACCTCGCCAACAAGGGCAGCGCCCCCGCATTCGCTGACCCGCTGACGGTCTCCCGCGACGACCTGGCCAACAGCACCTGGCTGACCAGCAACTTCTGGATGGGCAGCACCGGATCCACGGTGAAGGTAGAGCTCGACGGCGGCGAAACGGTTGAGGCGGTCCGCACGCAGCAGATGAAGGGCGAAGGCCAGCTGGTCGGCGCTGAGTACTCTGATCCGGTGGCCGTTCAGGAGCAGCTGGTCAACGGCGGAAGCCTGGCCGACCGCTCGATGCACCTGTGGCGGCTGCAGCTGCCCGCCGACCTGGCAGCCGGCGAGCACACCGCAACCGTCACAGCCACCGATGTGTACGGCCGGACATTCACCGAGACGCTGACGTTCCAGGTCGCCGGTTAG
- a CDS encoding isoprenylcysteine carboxylmethyltransferase family protein: MAALGSSRRTLTGRVKAVYANLPLPPAVVAAMALDLLLARHRPLPLPGPRSVHRVAGAGLVVAGAGLNAWALAERRRRSAGPFELERPEELVDTGPYAITRHPMYVGWWLMQLGAGAMAGSSWVLALLPAELLVEHRFVLEEESELVRLFPQPYPDYAQKVPRYLGLPRTQVPAAGTHAPPSYASAAAIGNPQVHALPWPS, from the coding sequence ATGGCAGCCCTCGGCAGCTCTCGGCGCACCCTGACGGGACGCGTGAAGGCGGTCTACGCGAACCTTCCCTTGCCGCCGGCCGTGGTTGCCGCGATGGCCCTCGATCTCCTCCTTGCCCGGCACCGGCCCCTGCCGCTTCCCGGCCCCCGCTCCGTTCACAGGGTGGCGGGTGCGGGGCTGGTGGTGGCCGGCGCCGGCCTGAATGCCTGGGCCCTGGCCGAACGCCGACGGCGATCGGCGGGCCCCTTCGAGCTGGAACGGCCAGAGGAGCTAGTGGACACCGGGCCCTATGCGATCACCCGCCATCCCATGTACGTGGGCTGGTGGCTCATGCAACTCGGTGCGGGCGCGATGGCCGGCTCCTCCTGGGTTCTCGCACTGCTGCCGGCCGAACTGCTGGTGGAGCACCGGTTTGTCCTCGAGGAGGAGTCCGAGCTCGTGCGGCTGTTCCCGCAGCCCTACCCGGACTACGCGCAAAAGGTGCCGCGCTACCTTGGGCTCCCCCGCACGCAGGTTCCTGCGGCTGGAACTCACGCGCCGCCGTCGTACGCTTCAGCCGCTGCCATAGGAAACCCACAGGTCCACGCCCTACCATGGCCCTCATGA